One Desulfolucanica intricata genomic region harbors:
- the guaA gene encoding glutamine-hydrolyzing GMP synthase: protein MSTLNNETILVLDFGGQYTQLIARRIRECKVYCEILPYTAPVEKISARQPRGIVFSGGPSSVYADKAPTVDPEIYKLGIPVLGICYGMQLMSYQLGGKVSSAKSREYGKAMIDILEKDELLAGLDTSEQCWMSHGDLVEAPPPGFKVTARTGHAPVAAMANREQKLYAVQFHPEVVHTPKGKNVLKHFLYDICGCHGTWTMGSFLEFEVEKIRQRVGNRPVLCALSGGVDSSVAAVMVHRAVGDQLTCVFVDHGLLRKGEAEQVVSTFRDKFHINLIAVDARERFLNRLKGVTDPERKRKIIGEEFIRVFEEEAGKLGQIDFLVQGTVYPDVVESGTETAAVIKSHHNVGGLPEDMRFKLIEPLRWLFKDEVRQLGEELGLPEEVVWRHPFPGPGLGIRILGEVTGDKLEILREADAIVVEEIKKAGLYREIWQAFAVLPEMKSVGVMGDERTYAYTAVLRAVHSNDAMTADWVRLPYEVLESISSRIVSEITEINRVVYDITSKPPSTIEWE, encoded by the coding sequence TTGTCTACCCTTAATAATGAAACGATTTTGGTGTTGGATTTTGGCGGGCAATATACGCAGCTTATTGCCAGGCGCATTAGGGAATGTAAGGTTTATTGTGAGATACTGCCTTATACTGCACCGGTGGAGAAAATAAGCGCCCGGCAGCCCAGAGGGATTGTTTTTTCCGGGGGGCCTTCCAGTGTTTATGCGGACAAGGCACCTACTGTTGATCCGGAGATTTATAAGTTAGGTATTCCCGTTTTAGGTATTTGTTATGGTATGCAGTTAATGTCCTACCAATTGGGCGGGAAAGTATCTTCCGCCAAGAGCCGGGAATACGGTAAGGCAATGATTGATATTCTTGAGAAGGATGAGCTTTTGGCCGGTTTAGATACTTCCGAGCAGTGCTGGATGAGTCACGGTGATCTTGTCGAGGCCCCGCCGCCGGGATTTAAAGTAACTGCCCGTACCGGTCATGCCCCGGTTGCTGCTATGGCCAACAGGGAACAAAAACTTTATGCAGTTCAGTTTCACCCTGAGGTAGTGCATACTCCCAAGGGTAAAAATGTGCTGAAACACTTTTTATATGATATCTGTGGCTGCCATGGTACCTGGACCATGGGGTCCTTCCTGGAATTTGAGGTGGAAAAGATACGCCAAAGGGTGGGAAACCGGCCGGTGCTTTGTGCTTTGAGCGGCGGGGTAGACTCCTCCGTGGCTGCAGTGATGGTGCACCGGGCTGTTGGTGACCAATTAACCTGTGTTTTTGTAGATCACGGTTTATTGCGTAAGGGTGAAGCAGAGCAAGTGGTGTCTACCTTCCGTGATAAGTTTCATATTAATCTCATCGCGGTGGATGCCCGGGAGCGGTTTTTGAATCGTCTTAAGGGTGTAACTGACCCGGAGCGCAAGCGTAAAATTATCGGTGAAGAATTTATCCGGGTTTTTGAGGAAGAGGCCGGTAAGCTGGGACAGATTGACTTTTTGGTGCAGGGTACGGTTTACCCGGATGTGGTAGAGAGCGGTACCGAAACTGCTGCTGTGATAAAATCTCACCATAATGTCGGCGGCCTGCCGGAGGACATGCGTTTTAAACTGATTGAACCCCTGCGCTGGCTGTTTAAGGATGAAGTGCGGCAGCTTGGTGAAGAATTGGGACTGCCGGAAGAAGTGGTTTGGCGGCATCCATTCCCCGGGCCGGGCCTGGGCATCCGCATCCTGGGTGAAGTTACCGGGGACAAGCTTGAGATTTTACGTGAAGCAGATGCCATTGTGGTAGAGGAGATTAAAAAGGCGGGCCTCTACCGGGAAATTTGGCAGGCCTTTGCAGTGCTGCCCGAAATGAAGAGTGTCGGGGTAATGGGTGATGAGCGCACCTATGCTTATACCGCCGTCCTGCGGGCTGTCCACAGCAATGATGCAATGACTGCGGACTGGGTGCGCCTGCCTTATGAAGTACTGGAGTCAATTTCTTCCCGCATAGTCAGTGAAATAACTGAAATTAACCGGGTTGTTTATGATATTACCTCCAAGCCCCCCTCCACCATTGAATGGGAGTAG
- the hpt gene encoding hypoxanthine phosphoribosyltransferase, translating into MHPDLEKVLITEQELEERIKELGEQISRDYAGKEILVVGILKGAMIFLADLVRSITVPTYFDFMAVSSYGAGARSSGVVRILKDLDRPIEGRHIIIVEDIVDTGLTLNYLVQNLQARNPASLKICTLLDKPSRREVEVTIDYNGFSIPDEFVVGYGLDYNERYRNFPSIGVLKREVYVK; encoded by the coding sequence ATGCATCCTGATCTGGAAAAGGTTTTAATAACAGAACAAGAACTGGAGGAAAGAATCAAGGAACTGGGGGAACAAATTTCCCGGGACTATGCCGGTAAGGAAATACTAGTGGTGGGAATCTTAAAGGGTGCCATGATTTTCCTGGCTGATTTGGTGCGTTCCATAACTGTACCTACATATTTTGATTTTATGGCCGTATCCAGCTATGGTGCCGGGGCCAGGTCCTCAGGTGTAGTACGTATTTTAAAGGATTTGGACCGGCCGATCGAGGGCCGGCACATAATAATTGTGGAAGATATTGTTGATACCGGACTGACATTGAATTATTTGGTGCAAAACCTGCAGGCCCGTAATCCGGCCAGTCTTAAGATCTGCACCCTGCTGGATAAGCCCAGCCGCCGTGAAGTGGAAGTGACTATAGACTACAATGGTTTTTCTATTCCGGATGAGTTTGTTGTGGGCTACGGGTTGGACTATAATGAGCGCTATCGAAATTTTCCCAGTATCGGCGTGCTGAAGCGAGAGGTTTATGTAAAATAA
- a CDS encoding nucleotide pyrophosphohydrolase: MEIKDLQKEVDNWISQFEEGYWHPLSMLARLTEEVGELAREINHLYGQKPKKPEEPPGDLPGELADILFIIVCYANSLNIDLEEAFSNMMEKYRKRDSERWTQKTKL; the protein is encoded by the coding sequence ATGGAAATAAAAGATTTACAAAAAGAAGTAGATAACTGGATCAGCCAGTTTGAAGAGGGCTATTGGCACCCGCTGTCCATGTTGGCACGTCTTACTGAAGAGGTTGGTGAACTGGCCAGGGAGATAAATCATCTCTATGGTCAAAAGCCTAAAAAACCGGAGGAACCTCCCGGGGATTTACCCGGTGAACTGGCTGATATATTGTTCATTATTGTCTGCTATGCCAACTCCTTAAACATTGATCTTGAAGAGGCCTTTAGCAACATGATGGAAAAATACAGAAAAAGGGACAGTGAGCGCTGGACCCAAAAAACTAAGTTGTAA
- a CDS encoding DUF1015 domain-containing protein has translation MANIIPIRGLRYNPAKESDMAVLVTPPYDVIDAAAQDNYYRKNPHNVIRLEYGKIYTTDNETDNRYNRAAAAFTAWQEEEILLPEDNPALYLYEQEFTIAGEKKVRTGFICGVQIEPYSKGVVLPHEETLPKHKADRLALMHACRANFSPIFGLYADPERAVDNLLKTTKAHRPQVDFVDESGQTHRLWVITDTQIIQKVQEIMQKQRIFIADGHHRYETALNYRNERRNEDNAISPGTPDDKLQEPINEKYPAAPYNYVMMTLVNLYDPGLVVLPTHRLVKNVPNFKTEEFLTKLQAEFNFEEFKLSTGKDNFKEFLNLLAIRGEMEQPKHKHAFGLYTGKGLYIITLKESTDFTKYMPEDKSPDWCGLDVSVLHSLIMERYLGIGGEQRANEGNLTYTREEAGALELVDSGEYQLAFFMNPTRVEEVTAVAANGEKMPQKSTFFYPKLITGLVINKL, from the coding sequence TTGGCCAACATAATTCCAATTAGAGGATTACGCTATAACCCCGCAAAGGAAAGTGACATGGCCGTACTGGTGACACCACCCTATGATGTCATAGATGCCGCCGCACAGGACAACTACTACCGAAAAAACCCACATAATGTTATTCGTTTGGAATACGGTAAAATATATACTACGGATAATGAGACTGATAACCGCTACAACCGGGCCGCTGCAGCTTTCACCGCCTGGCAGGAGGAAGAAATACTGCTCCCTGAAGATAATCCCGCCTTGTATCTTTATGAACAGGAGTTTACGATAGCCGGTGAAAAAAAGGTACGTACCGGCTTTATTTGCGGTGTCCAAATAGAGCCTTACTCCAAAGGTGTAGTCCTACCTCATGAAGAGACCCTGCCAAAACACAAAGCCGACCGGCTGGCTCTAATGCACGCCTGTAGAGCTAACTTTAGCCCAATATTCGGTCTTTACGCCGACCCTGAAAGGGCAGTGGACAACCTTCTGAAAACGACAAAAGCTCACCGGCCGCAGGTTGATTTTGTAGATGAATCGGGCCAGACCCACCGTTTATGGGTAATCACTGATACACAAATCATTCAAAAAGTTCAAGAAATTATGCAGAAGCAGCGCATATTTATTGCTGACGGCCACCACCGCTATGAGACAGCCTTAAACTATAGAAACGAGCGTAGAAATGAAGATAATGCCATTTCCCCGGGGACGCCGGATGATAAATTGCAGGAACCAATTAATGAAAAATACCCGGCAGCACCCTATAACTATGTAATGATGACACTGGTTAATCTCTACGATCCGGGTCTTGTAGTACTGCCTACACACCGGCTGGTTAAAAATGTCCCCAATTTTAAAACGGAGGAGTTTTTAACAAAGCTGCAGGCGGAATTTAATTTTGAAGAATTTAAGCTTTCCACCGGTAAAGACAACTTTAAAGAATTCTTAAATCTTCTGGCCATACGGGGTGAAATGGAACAGCCGAAGCATAAACATGCCTTCGGGCTGTACACAGGGAAAGGACTGTATATTATTACATTAAAAGAGAGTACCGACTTCACAAAGTACATGCCGGAGGATAAATCCCCGGACTGGTGTGGTTTGGATGTTTCAGTTCTACATTCCCTGATTATGGAAAGATATCTCGGAATTGGCGGGGAACAGCGGGCCAATGAAGGAAATCTTACTTATACCCGGGAAGAAGCCGGGGCCCTGGAGTTAGTTGACAGCGGTGAATACCAGCTGGCCTTCTTTATGAACCCCACCCGGGTGGAAGAGGTAACTGCGGTAGCTGCTAACGGGGAAAAGATGCCCCAAAAATCTACCTTCTTTTATCCGAAACTGATCACCGGATTAGTTATTAATAAATTATAA
- a CDS encoding CheR family methyltransferase, which produces MDFGQFKTNVNSFFGLDLHSYKETQLKRRLDNLMARHNIDNYSDFFFFLKTDQVVYQDFCDTLTINVSEFFRDKVIFKNFEQNILPQLLKNKHILKIWSAACSNGAEPYSVAIILDELTPGHEHKIEATDLDRKILQDAAVGRYPADAVRNVQAQRLAKYFRREGDKYVLLDSIKNKVSFRVHDLLKDNYGQGYDLIICRNVTIYFTREAQNEVNIKLARALNVGGVLFIGSSEMIFNYKALGYEKLGSCFYRKVTVSI; this is translated from the coding sequence ATGGATTTCGGCCAGTTTAAAACGAATGTCAATAGTTTTTTTGGCCTTGATTTACACAGCTATAAGGAAACTCAGCTAAAACGGCGTCTGGATAATTTAATGGCCCGGCACAATATAGATAATTATTCTGATTTCTTTTTCTTTCTAAAAACAGACCAGGTTGTTTATCAAGACTTTTGCGATACCTTAACTATAAATGTTTCTGAGTTTTTTCGGGATAAGGTTATTTTTAAAAATTTTGAACAAAATATTTTGCCCCAGTTACTTAAAAACAAGCATATATTGAAAATATGGAGTGCGGCCTGTTCTAACGGTGCAGAGCCTTATTCAGTTGCGATAATTCTTGACGAGTTGACCCCCGGCCATGAACATAAAATCGAAGCCACTGATCTTGACCGGAAAATACTCCAAGATGCGGCGGTAGGACGATATCCTGCCGATGCTGTACGCAATGTTCAAGCACAGCGGCTGGCGAAATATTTTCGCCGTGAAGGTGATAAGTATGTGCTGTTGGATAGCATTAAAAACAAAGTGTCCTTTCGGGTCCACGATTTGCTGAAAGATAATTACGGGCAAGGTTATGACTTGATCATTTGCCGTAACGTAACCATTTATTTTACCAGGGAAGCGCAAAACGAGGTAAATATTAAGCTGGCCCGTGCCTTAAATGTAGGTGGAGTATTATTTATCGGCAGTAGTGAAATGATCTTTAATTATAAAGCTTTGGGATATGAAAAATTAGGTTCTTGTTTTTACAGGAAAGTAACGGTTTCTATTTAA
- the fliY gene encoding flagellar motor switch phosphatase FliY, with product MGNENSKLLSKEEIDALLSPNKAAGESVPETQLLTTVEKDALGEIGNISIGSAATTLSILLNQRVQISGPQVLIMSGSELWSRFESPYMTIKVQYKDGFNGYNLLILKLQEALTVADLMMGGDGSVQIKEPSEMEISAASEAMNQMSGSAATALAMMLGRTINISPPQANIFKEGEVPEGILEKGPLAIVLFNMTVGSITDFQIMQIMSPKTAKEEIQLLLSNLGLEVSEHDFNNKTEEIVTPPDLKNDVDDFITEGFFKRQEKIPAMSEQKLFPLSEVEQEKLNLILDIPLKVTVVLGKTKKPIKEVLGLTPGSIIELNSLAEEPVDILVNGTLVAKGEVVVVNENFGVRINNIISPQERIQNIVK from the coding sequence GTGGGTAATGAAAATTCTAAACTTCTCAGCAAGGAAGAAATAGATGCTTTACTAAGTCCAAATAAAGCAGCCGGGGAATCTGTACCGGAAACTCAGCTGTTGACAACAGTGGAGAAAGATGCTTTAGGTGAGATAGGTAATATTTCCATAGGCTCGGCCGCAACAACTTTATCTATATTGTTAAATCAAAGGGTGCAAATTTCCGGCCCTCAAGTTTTAATAATGAGCGGGTCAGAACTTTGGTCACGTTTTGAATCTCCCTATATGACAATTAAGGTGCAGTATAAAGACGGATTTAATGGTTATAATCTGCTGATTTTGAAGCTTCAGGAGGCTCTGACAGTTGCGGATTTAATGATGGGGGGTGATGGTTCTGTTCAGATAAAAGAACCGTCAGAAATGGAGATAAGTGCCGCATCGGAAGCTATGAATCAAATGAGCGGATCGGCTGCCACTGCTTTAGCAATGATGCTGGGTCGGACTATTAATATTTCTCCCCCACAAGCGAACATTTTTAAGGAAGGAGAAGTTCCGGAAGGAATCCTGGAAAAAGGCCCTCTGGCAATTGTTTTATTTAATATGACTGTCGGCAGCATAACAGATTTTCAGATAATGCAGATAATGTCCCCGAAAACCGCAAAGGAAGAAATACAGCTGTTACTTAGTAATTTAGGCTTAGAAGTATCTGAACATGATTTTAACAACAAAACAGAAGAAATTGTTACACCACCTGATTTGAAAAACGATGTAGATGATTTTATAACTGAGGGATTTTTCAAGAGGCAGGAAAAAATACCGGCAATGTCTGAACAAAAATTATTTCCACTGAGCGAAGTTGAACAGGAAAAGCTGAATCTAATATTGGATATTCCCTTAAAGGTTACAGTAGTGTTAGGTAAAACGAAAAAACCGATAAAGGAAGTTCTGGGGCTTACCCCCGGATCGATTATTGAACTAAACTCTCTTGCGGAAGAACCGGTGGATATCTTAGTCAACGGAACACTGGTGGCTAAGGGTGAGGTTGTTGTTGTAAACGAGAATTTCGGTGTAAGAATAAACAATATCATTAGTCCTCAAGAAAGAATACAAAATATTGTTAAATAA
- the fliM gene encoding flagellar motor switch protein FliM, with amino-acid sequence MKEVLSRAEIGSLLQTIQVKKEEDKDLKKTEIEVKYKTYDFKRPNKFSNDQLRTLHMLHEGYARLLSNFLSGYLRTNIVVRVASVDQFTFDDFLRSVHSPTLLSVFLLQPLKGTAILETNPQFIFPVIDLMLGGRGEMTDPLRELTEIELSVMKKLNVKLLENLGFIWKDFFEVTPELLTVETNPRLHQIISPSEIVAVLTFNTVIGGTIEGFINICLPYMLLDPVLSQLSLHYRYSRNTAADQDDRTSLEYWLGLSEISLTAVLGETEISVRDFLHLQEGDVLSLDRRIGEDMDLYVDEKLKYKVQTGIMGRFFAVQVTSLTEGERTGG; translated from the coding sequence TTGAAAGAAGTACTGTCGCGAGCGGAAATTGGTTCTCTGTTGCAAACTATACAAGTGAAAAAGGAAGAAGATAAAGATTTAAAAAAAACAGAAATAGAAGTAAAATATAAGACATATGATTTTAAACGCCCAAATAAATTTTCCAATGACCAACTAAGGACTTTACATATGCTGCATGAAGGCTATGCTCGTCTTTTGTCAAACTTTTTATCAGGATATTTAAGAACAAACATTGTAGTACGGGTAGCCTCAGTGGATCAGTTTACCTTTGATGATTTTCTTCGTTCTGTGCACAGTCCGACCCTTTTATCAGTTTTTTTGCTACAGCCGTTAAAAGGAACAGCTATATTGGAGACTAACCCACAGTTTATTTTTCCGGTTATTGACTTAATGTTAGGTGGGCGTGGGGAAATGACTGACCCGCTTCGTGAGTTAACTGAAATAGAACTATCGGTGATGAAAAAACTAAATGTAAAGTTACTTGAGAACCTTGGCTTTATATGGAAGGATTTTTTTGAAGTAACTCCGGAACTTTTGACTGTAGAAACCAACCCTCGACTGCACCAAATAATTTCCCCCAGTGAAATTGTGGCTGTACTGACTTTTAATACAGTTATAGGCGGTACTATTGAAGGTTTTATTAATATTTGTCTGCCGTATATGCTTTTAGATCCTGTTCTGTCACAGCTGTCCTTACATTACCGGTATTCTCGAAATACTGCAGCTGATCAGGATGACAGAACTAGTTTGGAATATTGGCTGGGTTTATCTGAGATATCATTAACCGCAGTTTTAGGAGAGACTGAAATCAGTGTGCGGGACTTTTTACATTTGCAAGAAGGTGATGTGTTGTCACTGGATAGGCGGATAGGGGAAGATATGGACCTTTATGTAGATGAGAAATTAAAATATAAGGTGCAGACCGGTATAATGGGACGGTTTTTTGCTGTGCAAGTTACCTCGTTGACAGAGGGGGAAAGAACCGGTGGGTAA
- a CDS encoding response regulator, which translates to MGKGILIVDDSAFMRKMIKDIVTKHGYEVVGEAENGIAAVDLYKELKPDLVIMNIIMPAMDGLEAVKEIRKIDPHANIIMCSAMGQQVIVMEAIQAGAKDFIVKPFQQDRILQAIERVLSRSY; encoded by the coding sequence TTGGGGAAAGGGATCCTGATCGTAGACGATTCAGCTTTTATGCGTAAGATGATTAAAGATATTGTAACTAAACACGGTTATGAAGTAGTAGGTGAGGCTGAAAACGGGATAGCTGCCGTAGATTTGTATAAAGAATTAAAACCGGATTTAGTTATAATGAACATAATTATGCCCGCTATGGATGGATTGGAAGCAGTTAAAGAGATACGTAAAATAGACCCGCATGCAAATATTATCATGTGCAGTGCGATGGGACAGCAGGTTATTGTAATGGAAGCAATTCAGGCCGGGGCTAAAGATTTTATTGTAAAACCTTTTCAGCAGGACCGCATCCTTCAGGCTATTGAGCGGGTTTTATCCAGGTCGTATTAA
- a CDS encoding flagellar hook-basal body protein, with the protein MLKTLMNGVSGLNAYQIYMDNAANNIANVNTACYKSEKVKFSDLLFQSTDPSTKEAEDKTKQQFFRNGVQVSDIRKVFSNGILKDTGNLLDLAVEGPGFLQVISPAGEEFYTRGGTLRIDENNYLVDSFGNRVYPGFEFPADYRDVVIAPNGKVTVSNSEGEAEELGQIVLYNFINPSGLITVDSNLYVPGEESGAAEEGFPGEAGYGVLNQGYLEASNVDLINEMTRLIEARRAYQINVRAISTADEMWGIANNLRGR; encoded by the coding sequence TTGTTAAAAACTTTAATGAATGGTGTCTCCGGTTTAAATGCTTATCAAATTTATATGGATAATGCTGCAAACAATATTGCAAACGTAAATACTGCATGCTATAAAAGTGAAAAGGTAAAATTCTCTGATTTACTTTTTCAGTCAACGGATCCTTCGACGAAAGAAGCGGAGGATAAAACTAAACAGCAGTTTTTTAGGAATGGAGTTCAAGTCAGTGATATAAGAAAAGTTTTTAGTAATGGTATCTTAAAGGATACCGGCAATTTACTGGATTTAGCCGTAGAAGGCCCGGGATTTTTACAAGTCATTTCGCCTGCAGGTGAAGAGTTTTATACACGGGGAGGTACCTTAAGGATAGATGAAAATAACTATCTGGTAGACTCCTTTGGAAACAGAGTATACCCCGGGTTTGAATTCCCCGCCGATTACAGAGATGTAGTTATAGCTCCGAACGGGAAGGTAACGGTGTCTAATTCTGAAGGGGAAGCAGAGGAATTGGGACAGATTGTTTTGTACAACTTTATTAATCCTTCCGGCTTAATCACGGTTGACAGTAATCTTTATGTACCGGGTGAGGAAAGTGGCGCGGCCGAGGAGGGATTCCCGGGTGAGGCAGGTTACGGCGTTTTAAATCAAGGTTATTTGGAGGCGTCGAATGTTGATTTAATTAATGAAATGACGCGCCTTATTGAAGCCCGGCGGGCATACCAAATAAATGTACGAGCAATAAGTACCGCTGATGAAATGTGGGGTATAGCGAATAACCTGCGCGGCAGGTAA
- the flgF gene encoding flagellar basal-body rod protein FlgF: MIRGIYSGAYGMNVLQLKMEVMSNNLANINTNGFKNEQIVAKSFNEQLMNLMDERKGRTYFRPVGLISQGAVVDEVSTDFSQGTLEETGLDTDFAISGNGFFTVETPEGIYYTRDGSFALDNYGYLVSSQGYTLLGQAGPVEIGQGNSFTVDKDGVIYVNGEEKDRLLITDFINSQQLEKVGDNYYRADRETELQSFDAENYQIRQGFLERSNTDLVKELTNMLTVARAYETNQKLIQVQDELLGKAVNNVGVVK; this comes from the coding sequence GTGATTAGAGGTATATATAGTGGGGCATACGGTATGAATGTATTACAGTTGAAAATGGAAGTTATGTCAAATAACTTGGCTAACATAAATACAAATGGATTCAAGAATGAGCAGATTGTGGCTAAAAGTTTTAATGAACAGTTAATGAACCTTATGGATGAAAGAAAAGGAAGAACTTATTTCCGGCCGGTCGGCTTAATATCCCAGGGAGCAGTTGTAGACGAAGTCAGTACGGATTTTTCTCAGGGAACTTTGGAGGAAACAGGATTAGATACTGATTTTGCCATAAGTGGGAACGGCTTTTTTACAGTTGAGACGCCCGAGGGTATTTATTATACCAGAGACGGTTCCTTTGCACTGGATAATTACGGTTATTTAGTATCTTCACAAGGCTATACTCTTTTAGGACAAGCAGGTCCGGTGGAAATTGGGCAGGGTAATAGTTTTACAGTGGATAAAGACGGTGTGATTTATGTGAACGGGGAGGAAAAAGATCGACTGTTAATTACAGATTTTATAAATTCGCAGCAGTTAGAAAAGGTGGGAGATAATTATTATAGGGCTGACCGTGAAACGGAGTTACAATCCTTTGACGCGGAAAATTACCAAATCCGGCAAGGTTTTTTGGAAAGATCTAACACCGATTTAGTGAAGGAGTTAACTAATATGTTAACTGTAGCGCGAGCCTATGAAACGAATCAAAAACTTATTCAGGTGCAGGATGAACTTTTAGGTAAAGCAGTTAATAATGTGGGAGTTGTAAAATAA
- a CDS encoding FliA/WhiG family RNA polymerase sigma factor: MNRDKLWEEYKRKRNNEARERLILTYLPLVKKISGRLAVRLPHSVSQEDLEGYGIIGLIESIEKYDPNHGVSFENFAYRRIRGAMIDEVRKQFWLPRTLWHKLQRVNAERERLRKIHGDNLTDEQVAAALNINITDLHKLANYYNQLNIHSLDETYTAADGEPVRWGDLLSDPVGSDPLDVIEQQDGKRILVEAVDALTEKDRLILALYYQENLTLKEIGSVLEVSESRVSQLHTRAMSRLRQKLKEMF, translated from the coding sequence ATGAATCGCGATAAGCTGTGGGAAGAATATAAACGCAAAAGAAATAACGAAGCGCGGGAACGTTTGATTTTAACCTATTTACCTTTAGTTAAGAAAATTTCCGGACGCTTGGCGGTAAGGCTTCCACACAGTGTCAGTCAGGAGGATTTGGAGGGCTATGGCATAATTGGTTTAATTGAGTCCATAGAAAAATATGATCCGAATCACGGAGTCAGTTTTGAAAATTTTGCTTACCGGAGAATACGTGGAGCTATGATTGACGAAGTCAGAAAACAGTTTTGGCTGCCCCGTACCCTCTGGCATAAGCTACAGAGGGTTAATGCAGAGAGGGAGCGTTTACGGAAAATACATGGAGATAACCTTACAGATGAGCAGGTGGCCGCAGCCTTAAATATAAACATTACTGATTTACACAAACTGGCTAATTATTATAATCAACTAAATATACATTCTTTGGATGAAACTTATACTGCTGCAGATGGTGAGCCAGTTCGATGGGGTGATTTGTTATCCGACCCGGTTGGCTCAGATCCTTTAGACGTAATCGAACAGCAGGACGGAAAACGGATATTGGTTGAGGCAGTGGATGCTTTAACGGAGAAAGATCGCCTGATCTTGGCACTTTATTATCAAGAGAATTTAACGCTTAAAGAAATTGGCTCGGTTTTAGAGGTATCAGAATCAAGGGTTAGCCAATTACATACCAGGGCTATGTCCAGATTAAGGCAAAAGCTTAAGGAGATGTTTTAA
- a CDS encoding flagellar brake protein: protein MEQDIMKINTKIDIARLGDNNYYHSSIQDLDEKYLYIALPTFMSQPLILLPGETVTVRFTGPSECFIGTCKVIGFKKDSISMFRLTKPNNLERVQQRKFFRYATLMDVFYADIPGEGNNPEYIHAKALDISGGGMKLLLNKPYSVGSQLLLKFQITGKNGDFQEIQSKVRVIRKEASRPEQDKYHIMGVEFIELTETQRCKIIGYIYREMAKKGLGR from the coding sequence TTGGAACAGGATATAATGAAGATAAATACAAAAATCGATATAGCAAGGTTGGGTGACAACAATTATTACCATTCCAGCATCCAGGATCTAGATGAAAAATATTTATATATAGCCTTGCCGACTTTTATGTCACAACCGTTAATTTTATTACCGGGGGAGACGGTTACGGTGCGTTTTACCGGGCCTTCAGAGTGTTTTATTGGTACCTGTAAAGTCATAGGTTTCAAAAAAGATTCTATTTCTATGTTTCGCCTGACAAAACCAAATAATTTAGAGAGAGTACAGCAGCGTAAATTTTTCCGTTATGCTACCTTAATGGATGTTTTTTATGCAGATATTCCTGGTGAAGGTAATAATCCTGAATATATTCATGCCAAGGCTTTGGATATTAGCGGGGGTGGCATGAAATTGTTACTTAACAAACCCTACTCTGTCGGAAGCCAATTATTATTGAAATTTCAAATAACCGGCAAGAATGGGGATTTTCAGGAGATTCAATCCAAGGTTAGGGTAATTAGAAAAGAGGCTTCACGACCTGAGCAAGATAAATACCATATTATGGGTGTAGAATTTATAGAATTAACTGAAACCCAAAGATGTAAAATTATCGGCTATATTTATCGTGAGATGGCAAAAAAAGGTTTAGGTAGGTGA